AAATGGAATGTCTTCTTGAGTGCAgtgcctgcccagccctgctccagcttAAAGTTCTGCTCCCTTTGCTCTCAAACGGTCATCTTCGCCATCTGCTGTTCTAACTTGGAAATGCGCTCATCTTGATTGGAGATTGTGTCTTTTATAGATTTAAGCTCTTTCAAAATCTCATCCAATTTGGCTTCGTTTTGCTggaaccaaacaaaaaacaaaaccaggattcattaaaaattggCCTGGAAGGAGCAATTCTGCATATTCAAGTTTGAGGTTTCCAAAGCAAACGTGTTCCAACACAAAGGGATTTCAAAGGGAGATTCTTACAGATAAACCAGCTGAGATGGCTGGGAATCATGTGCTCTTGAGTGCTACCATGAAGCTTCTGACACAGGGTAACATGCTAATGGCACAGCAGCATTTCTAATGGAGTTAATGTGAATGTAAAGGGTACACTGGGCCATGGTTTGCTTTTTAATGGAGTTTATGTTCTCCTTTATTAATAGCCATCAGTTCAATGGCCCAATACACTGAATCTGCTCTTATAACCAACGCTATTAGAGCACCTGTCAGCCAGTATCACCAGAGCACAGGGCATTTCACACCCTCCTTCTCAGCAGTCCACTCTGCCAGGGTTATCCAGTCTGATTTGCTGTGTTTGGTTTTAGACAAATGATGGGCTCATGAATTAGGATCCAAAGTTCCTCTGTTAACCAGCTGCTTTCTTTGAATTACATACGAAAGGCAGATTGCTGTGGCCGCCACCCCTGGAACGAGTTCCCAGTGTGGGAACAGGACTTTTAGTGTCACAAGCCATTTCAAACACTTCCAGTGCCTAACAGCACAAAACCATTCCTCccattgcagctctgggctgagggAATGTAAATCCCCCACGTACGTGTGTGACCAGATCACCAGGCCTAGCACACATTTGTGCAGAAGGTTCACAGGGCACTTCAATAGCTACAAGTGATCTTAGACTTACCTCTTGTCCAGGAAACCACATACCCTAGTAGCACCTGGGCTCTACGTCCATGCTAACTAGCTAAGCTGTTACTACAGGGATGGGCCCAGTGTAACGAGGGCATTTGGTTTTTTACTGAGTCAGAGGGTAGAGCAGCCCTGCCTGAGACTCCAGTGCCACTCCCTGATGGCCTGTGAGATGTTACTCACAATATTTGAGGTGTCTGCTGCTTTCTTTGGGGTGTTAATGAGATCGCTTTTCTTGTTTGCTGCAGGCTTGTTGTCCAATATGTTCTTTTTGACCACCTTGAGATCCCTGTTCTTGCCTGGAATGTACCCATGTTTCAAAGAAATGAGAATGGGATCAGCATTCTTCCCCTCAAACCACTCTTCAGCTTCCAGAGCTGCTTCTGGGCCAGCAGTATCAGGATACAGGTCATCTTGgaaaaggtcagactagaagtCAGAAGGAATTGATTAGTAACATGCTTTGGGCTGGAAGGCCCTATATAACTTCCACCGCGTAACTGCAGGGAGCACCTCACCTTTCGGGGGACAGTCATGATAATGGGCTCGCACTTCCGCTCGTGAAGTTTGAAGaacctttcaaaaagaaaaagcacaACTTAGTGGGAGCAAATGCCAGTGGCACATGAAAGCTGGGCTTCTTTCCTCTGTTCACCCAAATGGATACTAGTGGACAAGTGAGAATGATTAAGAGGTTTCAGCTGGGTaatttctccccccctccattaCACCCAGCAGTTGAAGGGGCTTTTCTAAGGGCTGGTGAAAACTACCCAGCTTTGTGCGCCAATGCTTCTATACCTTTAATGACTGGGTGGACTGAAGGGCAGCCTGTGCGAAGAGAACAGCACATGGAAACAAGATTCTTTAGGCAGTCTTCAGTCTGGCCTGACGATCTCTCAGCATGTCACAGAGTGCTGCCGAGACTATGGCGATGAGCACTATACAGATATCGTCTACACGCACTGTATCTTTGGTCACCAGGCTGCTGCATTACACACTGCCTATCTCCACCCCCATCTTCCACCTCTACTCAGTATTTTGAGCTAGAAGACCATCACCAATTAAACCTTTACAGTGGGTGCCTCTTCCTTGTCGTGGGATGTTTACCTGGCCTGGCTTTCGCTGGCAGTTTTCAGTCATGTCAGCAATCTTTGGTTAAGACAGTGCTGCTGTACTGTTCTCCAAGAGTCCGAAATTGTTTCTATCTAAGTTTATGAAGCAGCATTGTGCAGCCTGGAAGGAGATTAATGCTAGACCATCAAAGAGATATCCCCTTAATATTAAACCCTGTAGTAAACCAGGCTTATGTCCGACCCAATATAGATCAGAACTGCCTAGATGGAACACACTTGGTTTTAGCAAGGCTGATTCCAGCAGCTTGCTGTGTCAGATACTGTTCATCAGTCTGTTACGGTCTCAGCCGAAACACTGATCCATTTTCAGTTCAGATCGTATTATCCCTAGCAGACGTATTAGTACTTGTCACTGGGAGCGAAGGGTACTACAGAAATCCTGCTGGAACATGGAACTCCTCTCTCGCTTGCTCTCAAATGAGGGGTCTCTAAGTCAGTCATTATTTGTGCCACTATGTCAGACCACACATCAAATTGAGCTTTTAAGTGCTCTCAACTCTATCAGTTCTTGTACCAAATGCACCTCTTGCTTCTGTGAGGTTGTTTTGCTTTGTACTATATGAACCTGGCCAGCGCGGCCCAGGACATGTACCAAAAGCAGGAATTCAAATTAGCTGCGTTGCTCACATCCACATGCCAGCCACTCAGCATTTCTAGTTACCTGGCTATTTCACACTTGTTCACATCCAGGCCCCTCTTTGGCATGAACCCCATCCCTCTCTGCGGTTCTTTGCTGCTGAAGGTGTTGAGGTAGTGGACATACGGGGATTCATCGGTGATCTCAAAGTAGCGAATGCTGCTGTCACCCTACAGGGAACAAAAACGAAGGCGAATAAAAGGGACTGTGACGACTCCATGGCCCTGGGATCCCCTCTTGGCTATGGGATACTGTGCTTAgcatgtggggagggggctcccttCCTAATGAGGCACCATGTCCTTTACACAAAAAGCAGGCTGAAGTCTGCTATCGATCCCCCTCCCTGAAGAGAGAAGAAATGCATCATGCCAGTGCACAAGCAGCCTCCAGCCCACTGGCTGCCTCTATGCAGCCGTCAGACACAATGGCAATACTAGGAACACAGTGCTGCCCTGGAACGGCAGCAGCCCAAAGCGGACGTGAATGAGGCAGTGCTGGAGATGCGGGCAGCCACAATGGAGGGGTTAACTGCAGGGACCAGTGGCGTTTCCATTACATGGGAGGCAAAGGGAATATCTCATAACAATCTGACCTTCAAAAAGCATCACATAAAAAGGAGAGAAGCATCAGAAACAATTGCCCCAAGAGTAATGTACATTTTATAGTTAATTTTCTCCAGGTGAAACTTTCACTGATCATCAGGCTAATGGCCTCATCTCAGCCAGCTCAATCACTATCAGTCTGCTGCTGCATTCAGATAGACCTATTAGCATGGCGATCATAAAACAGATGTCCAGTGTAATCACGGTTCATTATCTCAACAGGCTCTCAAAAGTGAGGGATACGGTCTGGATTTAGAAATCTAAGTGGTGTCATAATCTCAGCACAGGACTGGACACCAGGAACTTCCATGGTCCAGTTCCATCTCTACCACCCTCTGTAGCTTTGGGCAAGTAAGAATtaacctccctgcctcagtttcctcatcagcAGACTGGGAATAACTCTTGCCTTCCCTGCAAGCATGTAGAAGGGGATGattgtttgcacagcactttgaaagtGCCATGTATTTAACTATATAATATGGAGTCATCATCTTGTAACAAGTATTGCATTGAAAAGGATGTGCAAAAGCATGCCATTTATAACATGCAGCATTGACAAGGAAGCATCTGGCACATGTTTGAGTCTGGCTGAAAGTACAGACTAATAAAAATGGGTCGGTGGTCTGGAGATATCGGACAGGAGAGCTAGAAAACAATTACTCCTCATGAGTTCCAGGGGATTCTAGCTGTCTCTCTAAAGCAGCAGAAGAGGTAGTAAGAATGGAAAATGAGTCTCTCTTGTTAGCTGCTTATTATGAAAATGTTCTTCCATCTGCTTGTATGGATCCTTCTCGGTAACTGCTCGTTTACCTTGCTCATCTTTAAGCTGCGTGTTTGCAGGAAACCTGGAGCAGCAGTGGGCACGTTAGAGCACGTAACACCAACAGTAAATCACTTTCAGAAGCAACATGCACAACTCCAGTAACTGACCCATAAAACAAAGTTGGCTCTGTACACATTCAGGTGTCTGAAAGGGCAGTGAAGGTACCACCTGTGGGTGCCTTCATCCTATATTAATGCCAGGGGTCACTTGGGTCACCATCCAAAGGGGTGAGTCTGGCTGTAAGGCAAGTTTAACTTGTATTCTTCCCATACAGCTTTGTTTGGCCTAAGTAAACCCTGCCAAAATAAAAACAAGGCTAGGTGAGCATCCCTCAATCATATTTTAGGCTCCATGGGACTGTCGTAAAGTCTTATGGAGTTGGAATAATCACTCCAAGTCCCAGATCCTTGCAGGTTCATCTGCAGCCTTGACAACCGCCGAGGTGCAACATTTTGTTTAACTTTCCAACCCGTGGTTTTTAAGAAACGCTTTTGCGCATAGTGAAGGACCTTGTGCGCTCCAGCTGAACGGAACGCCTTTCACCAGCAGCACCCAGTCACCAGCACCACAAGCAAACGGCTGCAACCACTTCACTCCTCTTGGAAGTTGCTCTTTACCTTGCCACACAGGTAAATGATATTGGTGTCTGGGTCATAGAATGGAAGCAGCACCCCATTGCTGGTGTCCATTTCGTGCAGGGCTATTGGCTCTTCCATATTTTTCTGCAAATGAGATTTGTATCAGATCATTAGAGAACAGAAACCTCCAGTAAATTCATTAGCTAAATCCTTTGAGATTCCTACTGTTTAGGGGAACGACCAACGGTAATTTCACTACTCTGAAGCGCCTGACGTTGTAGCACATACGGTCATTGTTTGAGAGTACACTGGTTTTCTGAGGACCTTCCATCAAAAGTTGTTTTTAACAggcccccacaaacacacacaaagttaaGGAAGAGATTAGACGCACAATCATGGTACTAAGTCTATTGCACAGTCGAGGAAACAGACCACGTCACAGTTAGGTACCACACTACATTGGCACATGAAAGATTTTGGATGGAACTGGCCCTCTCGGAAGGCCTGCAGGATCTGCTTTTTGCTTTGGTCAGATTTACGTTTGGCTCAGCTGGCTTGTTCTAGGACATCACTCCTTTGCATATATTTTCCTGATCTGTTCAATAATAAATGCAGCTTTGAACATTTAGCTGCTGTTACGTCTTCACTGTTCCTGGGAAGACACAGTAGACTTCCTCCAAGGAGGTTATACGAGAGTAAATTTCCTTTACAGATACAATTTGGGGCCTAAACAGATTGGCGCTGTGCTCGGCTGTGACATGTAGGGGCAGGATGAGAGAGTTAAGAAGGGGAATATAATCTCACTAATAAAACGTAAAGTGTTGCAGTAATTAGCAGGCTGTCTTGGCCAGTAACTTATGACAGCATTATAACAAAGGACAAGCTGGATGGGCACATACAGGATTCCACAGGGCGAGCTGCCGTTCACTCATGCGGCTGAAGCCGGTGGTAAAGACATTGCCATCGGAGAGGAATATTGCTCTTATAGGCCGTGCTCCCTCGTGggccctctccttctcctgaaaTGGATTTTCAGAGAACAAGATTCAGCACTAAACAGAAATCCAGACTCATGATGAATTAACCCAAATTCTATTTGTCGAGTTGCATGGAACCACTGCCCCAGGAAGCTGACCAGATGAGATACAGCCACCAGGTCCTTGCCCAAAGCTCCAGGTGAAAAAATAATTACTAATGTACAAGAGAAGCGGCATCCGTTCAGTTGGTTTCTTTCAGCTACGCTAACCATGCAGAATCACATATACTAAAAGCAAGATTAAAACAAACTGATGTTTCAGCAAGCTACAGCACATGAAAATAGACAGCTATGCCACCAACCCTCCCTCTGCATCTACAGGTACCCAATTTTCCACACATTATTGTGGTACTATAATTGTGCCTGAAAATTACGTGTGAAATTACCCTTGTGCAGATTGAAAAACTGGGCCCAAAATGTTGATATTCAAGCATAAATGCCAATAAAATTAGGTGGAGTACCTCAGCACTGCTACCCTTCCTGTAACATTTCACCCGCTTTGCAAATCTCTCACTCCGTTAAAGAAAACGCAAACGTTGAGTTTGTCTACATGCTTTTTTTTGCTAAGCATCTGTTGCACTAACACTCCACTGATTTTAGCATACTCACAGCAACGATTTCTTGTTTCCTAGGGTCAATCACTCGGACTTTTTTGTCTTTAGAAGCTGTACAAATCAGGCTGCCGTTGCGATTCCAGCTCACATTGTAAATCATGTCCAGATGCATGTCATCCAGATTTATGAGGGCTTCACCTGTTCCCACATTCCAGATGATGACTATATTATCACAACCTAAAGGAGAACAGTAACCAGACCTTAGAGCCAACCCACATACAGAGCACACAGGCCGGTTTTCAGAGGGGTTTAAAACAATGGATAGTTCTAAGGGCAGCCAGTTCTATTCTCAGGAAGAGGAAAAAACTTGATGTTCTGCTTCCATCATTACGAGACGAGGAACCCTAGTAACAGACCAAGGCCCCATGATGCTAGCAACAAAAGCAGATTCTCCAGAGTAAAAAgagacacccccacccacccacccacccacacacttcaTATGGTTTGCAGATGCACAGTCAGTATCAATCTGTGTAGCCATGCCATGGGTAGAACATGCGGAAGGTCAGCTTCCATTTTAAGGGGgtatttaaatcaaagctgcaaaGCAGGTTAGAGCCACCTGAACCCTCCAGGAATCACCACCTGGGCATGTTTAAAGATGCCCGTAAGCTTTGTGTTTGGGATGAAGAACATTTCTCAAGGTCAGTGGCATTAAGGATGTCCTGCAGAGGCCAGGAACAGAAGGTACAATGTCTAGGTGCCTGATAAGGAGCATTGTACAATCTGTTCCCAGTGCTTGCAATGCAAGAACAAAACAGGAAGGATTCACAGGTGTAAGCAGCTTTCAGGAGAATTCACACAGAACCCTTCCTGTAGATTATTAGTGGACTGGGGATGAACATTTGATACAAATTAATGAGCAGAATTTGAAGACTTCCTGGGTAACCTGCAGGCAGAAGGTGGCTATTGAGAAGTTGGTGTCAGGCTGGAGGACACTTCCATTTGCTGCAACGATGACTATACAGGCTGACTGGGCGAAAGGCCGGCAGGGTTTGCTTTCTGCTGTGGTCAGATTTATGCTTAGCTCAGCTGGCTTGTTGCATGGTTCCAGCAAGGTCAAGGCTGCCTCTAACACCTAGGCATGGAAACTTTCCCCTTCTTAGACACGGGAAGTAAAAAGCCACTTCTTGGTATTTTATCTGCCACTTAGATTATTGTGctctgttcttcccttcctgtgctAGACCTTCAGCCGCCACACTTGGATAAAGAGAACAGCCCCAAAGGCTCTCCAagatccctcccccacctctgctGAGACAGCTTTTTATCCCACCCCATTCCCAGTTTCCATACGACCCAGGTTAGCAGTAAGGGGCTAGCAAGAATGGAGACTTTCGCACCGCAAAGCCGTTCCACACAGGCAATAATACTCAGCACAAACACAGCATTTGTCATCTTcaaacagggtgaccagatgtcctgattttatagggacagtcccaatatttggggattACCCCCCACACTCGGTCCTGattttttcatacttgctatcttcaaagcacttcataaGCCTCACACCCGGACACAAATGTGTCTCCCATCCAGTGGCCAGATCCCAGGTTTAGTGGGGGTGGATGTAGTGTTCTGAAACCTAGATTCCCACCTGGTTCTAATTAATCTGTGCCCTCCCAGCCTGTCTGCCCTGTGCTCATCCTgctctccccacctcctcctggcctgGCATTCTGCCTCCTCCCGCAGCACCCTTCCTCTACTATAAACACTGCACGGCTAGAACAGCGGGGCCCTTTCCAGGCCCAGCTAGCCACTCCCTTTTCAAGCACTACGGACCCTGGATATCCCAACTGTGCCCCCTAATTCCTAGTGTGGCATTGCACTAAGAATCAGTTTGTGGGCAGCAAATCAAGCCCAGAATGTCCTGAACACTTCAAATATGGCACCTGGGCAAAGCTCAGTCAGGGGAGAAGTTAAGACAGGCACCTTCAGAAACCATCCTCTCCCTCACTGATATGCATTCCCAACCCCCGAACCCAAGCAAGACATACAACCCTGGACCCAACAGCCACACACTCCCTGTTCCCGCCTTCGAGATATACATGCCCCCTGCCCAGCTATCAAAATCCACCCAGCTCCCACCCTCTTCTTCTGGAGCCACCCAAAATAGGTCCCAGATTTGTTTCATCACCAAATACATAGTCACACCAATATCCTCCCTGCTAGCTGGTCTCCAGTGCAGCCTGAACAGCTGGAAATGCCGGTTACACTGCTCCGCATGCCACACTGAACGGCGTAACACTGGGCTAGAGCAGCCATCCTGTGAAAGAAGAATCCGGTCCCTGGGACTCGCAGCTGCTTCTAGCAATGCCTCAGATCTCCTGGGATCCTGTCTCTTTAAAATTTCTCCAGTGCAGAGAATGATTGACATAGGAGTCGGCCAGCACTTCCTGGTCTGATCACACACTAAGAAGTAACTGGGGGAGGAagcagcagaggagagggaaAACAGTGGCTGAAGCCAGCCTGGGGGCCAGCGAATCCTCAAGGATCTGGGCACCAAGGCTCCCCACGCCCCACCTGCAGAAAGCTGAGTTTCGCCAAGGCAAAGAGCGTGCCAGAAGAGGAACCCCcggctccacctcctcctccccaaccctGCAGAGAGGGGTCTGTGCCTCCATGGCTGTACAGCCTGCCTGGAGTTTGTATCTCAGCTGATGAGAAGCTGGAGCAGCGGGAAGGGAAGCAAAGCGGTCTGGCCCAGCCCGGGGTTGGTAGGGCAGAGAAAGGTGCCGTGGGAAAGATAATGGGAGAGACCCTCGGCTGGTACTGGCTACCAGGGAAAGGTACAGACTGACTCAGAGCACCGGGTGCTGACTGAGAACTCCTGGGGCTCCGGATTACAGTAACCCAAGGGACTAGGGAGGGGGCCCCCAGCTGGGCAGAGACAGACACGCAGCCATGGCTATATCATGAACTGTTACACGTGGGCTTTGGttgcttttattaaaaggaaAGAGGAATCATCCTGCCCACTTTGTGACTGTACTGCTGCAGACTGCGCCGGGCCAGGAGCCATCGCACAGAGAGCCTGGGTTCCAGAATACGAGACCGGTGTAAGAAACCAAAGTGCGGAGGATTTTGCACACTGGTTTGGAATATGCTTTGCGGGAGTCGTGTGGCCTGGCAAGCAaaggactgggagccagcaaTTTCTAACCTGTAACCCCAGCTGTGTTACCAAAGCACTCAGAGGCCTTGCAAACTGGCTAAGTATCGACACGTGACCTACCTCACTGGGGTGTCATGAGGACTAGCTCACATTTGTGAAGGGcgtggatgaaaagcactaggtaAGTGCTGAGAATTTcttgaggaggaaaaaaagcttAAAAGACTCTGCCATTCTAGCCCGCAGAGATTTGGTTATTGCAGCAACTTCAGTTCACACAGTTTTGGACCCTCCAAGCTTTAGTTTCATTCAAATCCAAAACTGGAGACACATCTAAGTGACTTTTGCTCAGCTTTGCTGCATCACTTATGGGTGAGAGGGGTTTCATCCaacagggggagaggggacaagTGGGTGGCACTGAACAGGAACTCAGCTACTCAGGAGACAACGGTCACGTAAGAGAAAGACGGAATCACTCCCTCTCTCTATGGGAGGAATAAGGAGAGGAGAGACGGTCCTGGAGTGAACTGGTCACATTTGATGCATTTGTTTCTTTGAGGCATTCTGAGGTTTAAGAGGTTTCACACTTGGGGTGCAGGGGTTTTAGCACATTGGTCGCACTTTGGACTTCTTTGTGTACTGAACTTCTCGAGAGGGGATgaagcaggaagaggaggaggtggttgtGAGGATAGAGGAAGAGGTTGGTAACGCAGGAGGACGAAGAGGTGCAGTGcccacccacacacaccatgGCAGAGGAGTGAGATTTTCTGAGGTGTGGGAGTACTTCCACATTGCCCCACCCCGGACTGGTCACCACCCCAGCCAATATGCTGCCTGCAGGCTGTGCGGCCGACAGGTCAGCCGTGGTCCAGGGCTCAACGTTGGGACCACCGCTCTGTGG
This genomic stretch from Lepidochelys kempii isolate rLepKem1 chromosome 15, rLepKem1.hap2, whole genome shotgun sequence harbors:
- the CORO1C gene encoding coronin-1C encodes the protein MRRVVRQSKFRHVFGQAVKNEQCYDDIRVSRVTWDSSFCAANPRFVAIIVEAGGGGAFLVLPLHKTGRIDKSYPTVCGHTGPVLDIDWSPHNDQVIASGSEDCTVMVWQIPENGLALSLTEPVVVLEGHSKRVGIVAWHPAARNVLLSAGCDNIVIIWNVGTGEALINLDDMHLDMIYNVSWNRNGSLICTASKDKKVRVIDPRKQEIVAEKERAHEGARPIRAIFLSDGNVFTTGFSRMSERQLALWNPKNMEEPIALHEMDTSNGVLLPFYDPDTNIIYLCGKGDSSIRYFEITDESPYVHYLNTFSSKEPQRGMGFMPKRGLDVNKCEIARFFKLHERKCEPIIMTVPRKSDLFQDDLYPDTAGPEAALEAEEWFEGKNADPILISLKHGYIPGKNRDLKVVKKNILDNKPAANKKSDLINTPKKAADTSNIQNEAKLDEILKELKSIKDTISNQDERISKLEQQMAKMTV